One Roseomonas gilardii subsp. gilardii genomic region harbors:
- the ribB gene encoding 3,4-dihydroxy-2-butanone-4-phosphate synthase has protein sequence MSASATNQPVSASLSDFLSPTEELIEEARRGRMFILVDDEDRENEGDLVIPAQFATPDAINFMARHARGLICLAMTRARVEALGLPLMSQSNGTRHQTAFTVSIEAREGVSTGISAADRARTVAVAINPEMGRRDIVTPGHVFPLAAREGGVLVRAGHTEASVDFARLAGLNPAGVICEIMNDDGTMARLPDLVAFAQHHGLKLGTVADLIAYRRRTERLVKRVEENVLEDAPGGPWKIIVYANTIEYGEHIALVKGEPDRNGPALVRMHAVNMLADTLSRQGPAELHAAMEEIGRSGHGVVVLLREMRPTILSERVRAGRDRTAPELRDYGIGAQILTDLGVKEMVLLSNHPRPIVGLEGYGLTVREGRGVDTRPISECGKAVQKGKQA, from the coding sequence ATGAGCGCCTCCGCGACCAATCAGCCCGTTTCCGCCTCGCTGTCCGATTTCCTCAGCCCGACCGAGGAACTGATCGAGGAGGCCCGCCGGGGCCGCATGTTCATCCTCGTGGACGACGAGGACCGGGAGAACGAGGGCGACCTCGTGATCCCGGCGCAGTTCGCCACGCCGGACGCGATCAACTTCATGGCACGCCACGCGCGCGGGCTGATCTGCCTCGCCATGACCCGCGCGCGGGTGGAAGCGCTGGGCCTGCCGCTGATGAGCCAGAGCAACGGCACCCGGCACCAGACCGCCTTCACCGTCTCGATCGAGGCGCGGGAAGGGGTGAGCACCGGCATCTCCGCCGCCGACCGCGCTCGCACCGTGGCGGTCGCGATCAACCCGGAGATGGGCCGCCGCGACATCGTGACGCCGGGCCATGTCTTCCCGCTGGCGGCGCGCGAGGGCGGCGTGCTGGTGCGCGCCGGCCATACCGAGGCCTCGGTGGATTTCGCGCGGCTGGCCGGGCTGAACCCCGCCGGCGTGATCTGCGAGATCATGAACGACGACGGCACCATGGCCCGCCTGCCGGACCTGGTGGCCTTCGCCCAGCACCATGGGCTGAAGCTCGGCACCGTGGCCGACCTGATCGCCTATCGCCGCCGCACCGAGCGGCTGGTGAAGCGGGTCGAGGAGAATGTGCTGGAGGATGCGCCGGGCGGGCCCTGGAAGATCATCGTCTATGCCAACACCATCGAGTATGGCGAGCACATCGCCCTGGTGAAGGGCGAGCCCGACCGCAACGGCCCCGCTTTGGTGCGGATGCACGCGGTGAACATGCTGGCCGACACGCTGAGCCGCCAGGGGCCGGCCGAGCTGCACGCCGCGATGGAGGAGATCGGTCGCTCCGGGCACGGCGTCGTGGTGCTGCTGCGGGAGATGCGCCCGACCATCCTGAGCGAGCGCGTGCGCGCCGGCCGCGACCGCACGGCGCCGGAGCTGCGGGACTACGGCATCGGCGCGCAGATCCTGACCGATCTGGGCGTGAAGGAGATGGTGCTGCTGTCGAACCACCCGCGCCCCATCGTCGGGCTGGAGGGCTACGGGCTGACGGTGCGGGAAGGCCGTGGAGTGGATACGCGGCCGATCTCGGAATGCGGGAAGGCCGTCCAGAAGGGGAAGCAGGCATGA
- the ribH gene encoding 6,7-dimethyl-8-ribityllumazine synthase: MSTQDAPERGQAVLEGPAPRVLLIQAPYYAQVVGGMRDGALAVLEQIGARTEVVDVAGAFELPAALRMALRAKGEKGGHDGYLILGCVVKGDTDHYEHICREACRGVMDITVETAAPVGFALLTVATLQQAIERSRPDRHNKGAEAAHALIGQIALARSLGLSE, translated from the coding sequence ATGAGCACGCAGGACGCACCGGAGCGCGGCCAGGCGGTCCTGGAGGGACCGGCGCCGCGCGTGCTGCTGATCCAGGCGCCCTACTATGCCCAGGTCGTCGGCGGGATGCGCGACGGCGCCCTGGCGGTGCTGGAGCAGATCGGCGCCCGGACCGAGGTGGTGGATGTCGCCGGGGCCTTCGAGCTGCCGGCGGCGCTGCGCATGGCCCTCCGCGCGAAGGGGGAGAAGGGCGGCCATGACGGCTACCTGATCCTCGGCTGCGTGGTGAAGGGCGACACCGATCATTACGAACATATCTGCCGGGAAGCCTGCCGCGGCGTGATGGACATCACCGTGGAGACCGCCGCGCCCGTGGGCTTCGCGCTGCTGACCGTCGCGACGCTGCAGCAGGCCATCGAGCGCTCGCGCCCGGACCGGCACAACAAGGGGGCGGAGGCGGCCCATGCGCTGATCGGCCAGATCGCGCTCGCCCGAAGCCTGGGATTATCCGAATGA
- the nusB gene encoding transcription antitermination factor NusB, producing the protein MNDTPKSNTKSKGQGGGNKARPRLGARVAAVQALFQSEAVGENAEAIIQQFIQHRLGALPGEGGFEEGRVPQADVPLFTSIVRAVAKNVETIDPIVAAHLSPGWSMDRLDPVLRALLRAAAGELWSGTEPPAKVVINEYMDVAHGFFDGAEPRFANGVLDAMAKDLRASEFNTARA; encoded by the coding sequence ATGAACGACACGCCGAAGAGCAATACGAAGAGCAAGGGACAAGGCGGCGGGAACAAGGCGCGTCCGCGCCTGGGCGCCCGCGTGGCCGCGGTGCAGGCCCTGTTCCAGTCCGAGGCCGTCGGCGAGAATGCCGAGGCCATCATCCAGCAGTTCATCCAGCACCGCCTCGGCGCGCTGCCGGGTGAGGGCGGCTTCGAGGAAGGGCGGGTGCCGCAGGCGGATGTGCCGCTCTTCACCAGCATCGTCCGCGCCGTGGCGAAGAATGTCGAGACCATCGACCCGATCGTGGCCGCGCATCTGTCGCCGGGCTGGAGCATGGACCGGCTCGACCCGGTGCTGCGCGCCCTGCTGCGGGCCGCGGCCGGGGAGCTCTGGTCCGGCACCGAGCCGCCGGCCAAGGTGGTGATCAACGAGTACATGGACGTGGCCCACGGCTTCTTCGACGGTGCCGAGCCGCGCTTCGCCAATGGGGTGCTGGACGCCATGGCCAAGGACCTGCGGGCCAGCGAGTTCAACACCGCCCGCGCCTGA
- the thiL gene encoding thiamine-phosphate kinase, producing MPPHPSEAPPTGGGPLPGEFGLIARHFRPLAAPGALGLLDDAALLDPPAGRTLVLAADAMVEGVHFLPTDPPDTVSRRLLRTNLSDLAAMGAEPLGYLLTTAFPRGTPESVVAGFAAGLAEDQRLFGLQVLGGDTVSTPGPACHSLTILGTVPPGAALRRDGARAGDDVWVSGCIGDGALGLAVGQGRLPPDPEGYLLRRYRLPDPRLALGVALRGVARAAMDVSDGLVQDLGHLCRAAGVGAAIELARVPLSGPARAAVADDESRLLPLLAGGDDYELLFAADPADASRVEEASRRSGIPVTRIGRFQASPASVLVLDRAGQPASLPRGGWSHF from the coding sequence TTGCCCCCGCATCCGTCCGAGGCCCCGCCCACCGGCGGTGGGCCACTCCCCGGGGAATTCGGGCTGATCGCCCGGCATTTCCGGCCTCTCGCCGCACCGGGGGCGCTCGGCCTGCTGGACGACGCGGCGCTGCTCGACCCGCCCGCCGGCAGGACGCTGGTGCTGGCGGCGGATGCGATGGTGGAGGGGGTGCATTTCCTCCCCACCGATCCGCCGGACACCGTGTCGCGCCGGCTGCTGCGCACCAACCTGTCCGACCTCGCCGCCATGGGGGCGGAGCCCCTGGGCTACCTCCTGACCACCGCCTTCCCGCGCGGCACGCCGGAATCCGTGGTCGCCGGCTTCGCCGCCGGGCTGGCCGAGGACCAGCGGCTCTTCGGCCTCCAGGTCCTGGGCGGCGACACGGTCTCCACGCCCGGCCCGGCCTGCCATTCCCTGACCATCCTGGGCACGGTGCCGCCCGGCGCGGCCCTGCGCCGGGATGGGGCGCGGGCGGGCGACGATGTCTGGGTTTCCGGCTGCATCGGCGATGGCGCGCTGGGGCTGGCGGTGGGGCAGGGGCGCCTGCCGCCCGATCCGGAGGGTTATCTGCTGCGCCGCTACCGCCTGCCGGACCCGCGCCTCGCCCTGGGCGTCGCGCTGCGCGGCGTGGCGCGGGCAGCGATGGATGTGTCCGACGGGCTGGTGCAGGATCTGGGGCATCTCTGCCGCGCCGCCGGGGTCGGGGCGGCGATCGAGCTGGCCCGCGTGCCGCTCTCCGGCCCGGCGCGGGCGGCGGTGGCGGACGACGAGTCCCGGCTGCTGCCGCTCCTGGCTGGTGGGGACGACTACGAGCTGCTTTTCGCCGCCGATCCCGCCGATGCGTCCCGGGTGGAGGAAGCATCCCGCCGCAGCGGCATCCCGGTCACGAGAATCGGCCGATTCCAGGCAAGCCCGGCCTCGGTCCTGGTGCTGGACCGGGCGGGACAGCCGGCGTCCCTGCCGCGGGGAGGCTGGAGCCACTTCTGA
- a CDS encoding outer membrane protein assembly factor BamE, protein MAALLAVPLGGCSIFGAPREIRGNRVDPEQLAQITPGVQTRQDVTALLGSPSATGTFDPNEWYYISEVTHIRPAQMPGVSDQRVVAISFDQNGVVRNIRELTDKDRQDVTFVSRETPSPGTERTVLQQLFGNIGRFNGAGAMGSATGDQGPGGGPGR, encoded by the coding sequence ATGGCAGCACTGCTGGCCGTGCCCCTTGGTGGCTGCTCGATCTTCGGCGCTCCGCGCGAGATCCGTGGCAACCGGGTGGACCCGGAGCAGCTCGCCCAGATCACGCCCGGCGTGCAGACGCGGCAGGACGTGACCGCGCTGCTCGGCTCGCCCAGCGCCACGGGGACCTTCGACCCCAACGAGTGGTACTATATCAGCGAGGTCACCCATATCCGCCCGGCCCAGATGCCGGGGGTCAGCGACCAGCGGGTGGTCGCCATCAGCTTCGACCAGAACGGCGTGGTGCGGAACATCCGCGAGCTGACCGACAAGGACCGGCAGGACGTGACCTTCGTGTCGCGTGAGACCCCCTCGCCCGGCACCGAGCGCACCGTGCTGCAGCAGCTCTTCGGCAATATCGGCCGCTTCAACGGCGCCGGCGCCATGGGCTCCGCCACGGGCGACCAGGGCCCGGGCGGCGGCCCCGGGCGCTGA
- a CDS encoding ubiquinol-cytochrome C chaperone family protein: MGLLGLLRRKPFERAGFELYTASVAAARAPSLFGTIGVPDTLEGRFDAIALHVALLVHRLRHDPDPRGRELAQAVFDAMFADMDLNLREMGVGDMSIGRRVKTMWEAFHGRARAYEAALEAMGAAGTADSAPLEEAPLEEAPLKEALARNIWRGEAPEGAPALLAARACRIAAALSARRIDDLAAGRLDLLEFQT; this comes from the coding sequence ATGGGCCTCCTCGGCCTTCTCCGGCGCAAGCCCTTCGAGCGGGCGGGCTTCGAGCTCTACACCGCCAGCGTGGCGGCGGCGCGCGCGCCGAGCCTGTTCGGGACCATCGGGGTGCCCGACACGCTGGAGGGGCGCTTCGACGCCATCGCCCTCCATGTGGCGCTGCTGGTGCACCGCCTGCGCCATGACCCGGACCCGCGCGGGCGGGAACTCGCCCAGGCGGTCTTCGACGCGATGTTCGCCGACATGGACCTGAACCTGCGGGAGATGGGCGTGGGCGACATGTCCATCGGCCGGCGCGTGAAGACGATGTGGGAGGCTTTCCATGGCCGCGCCCGCGCCTATGAAGCGGCGCTGGAGGCCATGGGGGCGGCCGGAACGGCGGATTCGGCTCCCCTGGAAGAAGCCCCCCTGGAGGAAGCCCCCCTGAAAGAGGCCCTGGCGCGCAACATCTGGCGCGGCGAGGCGCCGGAGGGTGCCCCCGCCCTGCTGGCCGCCCGCGCATGCCGGATCGCGGCCGCCCTCTCGGCCCGGCGGATCGACGATCTCGCCGCCGGCCGCCTCGACCTGCTGGAGTTCCAGACGTGA
- a CDS encoding YceD family protein, translating to MTKNEFSRPVVLANIPRSGQRESLSATPEEREALARRLDLLSLEKLEAKLALTPQAGGRIAVRGQMRASVTQACVVTLEPVQQEIEEEIDWRVPPPGAEPTETDEEDILEGPDEVEAENGVLDLGEALAQQLALSLDPYPRAPGAGLGPEGAGDKPVTPFSALSRLKRGA from the coding sequence GTGACGAAGAACGAGTTCTCCCGGCCCGTGGTGCTGGCCAACATTCCCCGTTCCGGCCAGCGCGAGAGCCTTTCCGCCACGCCGGAGGAGCGGGAGGCCCTGGCCCGCCGCCTGGACCTGCTGTCGCTGGAGAAGCTGGAGGCGAAGCTGGCGCTGACCCCGCAGGCCGGCGGCCGTATCGCGGTGCGCGGCCAGATGCGCGCCAGCGTGACCCAGGCCTGCGTGGTGACGCTGGAGCCGGTGCAGCAGGAGATCGAGGAGGAGATCGACTGGCGCGTGCCGCCACCGGGCGCCGAGCCCACGGAGACGGACGAGGAGGACATCCTGGAGGGCCCGGACGAGGTGGAGGCCGAGAATGGCGTGCTCGATCTCGGCGAGGCCCTGGCGCAGCAGCTTGCCCTGTCCCTCGATCCCTATCCGCGTGCCCCGGGGGCGGGACTCGGGCCGGAGGGGGCGGGCGACAAGCCCGTCACCCCTTTCTCCGCCCTGAGCCGCCTGAAGCGGGGCGCCTGA
- the rpmF gene encoding 50S ribosomal protein L32: protein MAVPKKKVSPSRRGMRRSHEALTASAYHECPNCGELKRPHHVCSSCGHYDGREVVQAGDALKAAVRT, encoded by the coding sequence ATGGCCGTCCCTAAGAAGAAAGTCTCGCCCTCCCGCCGCGGCATGCGTCGCAGCCACGAGGCCCTCACCGCCTCCGCCTATCACGAGTGCCCGAACTGCGGCGAGCTGAAGCGCCCGCACCATGTCTGCTCCTCCTGCGGCCATTATGACGGCCGTGAGGTCGTGCAGGCCGGCGACGCCCTGAAGGCCGCGGTCCGCACCTGA
- the plsX gene encoding phosphate acyltransferase PlsX produces MGGDNAPDAVLDGIELSAERHPEARFLLLGDEARLSGLLARRPRAARACSLRHAAEAIPGDMKPTAALRVRGSSMRMAIDAVAGGEAAGVVSAGNTGALMALAKIVLKTLPDIDRPALAAIGPSARGDVVLLDLGANVQYDARNLAEFAVMGDAFARAVLGLPAPTIGLLNVGSEELKGDERVRQAAEILRDSHLGANFRGFVEGHDITAGTTDVVVTDGFTGNIALKTGEGAMKLMGGLLKQVFTSTILARIGYLLARPALDRLRDYMDPRRYNGAVLVGLNGVVVKSHGGTDALGFAHAVDVALDMVSHGFNERIREGAALLRRGPAAAMPEGGATVATPAAPPGGTASAGPSGGPANGGPRHDPGCDTPGHETPGLSSTALR; encoded by the coding sequence ATGGGCGGCGACAATGCACCCGATGCCGTGCTGGACGGGATCGAGCTCTCGGCGGAACGCCACCCCGAGGCTCGCTTCCTGCTGCTGGGCGACGAGGCGAGGCTCTCGGGCCTGCTCGCTCGCCGCCCGCGCGCGGCTCGGGCCTGCAGCCTGCGCCATGCCGCCGAGGCCATTCCGGGCGACATGAAGCCGACCGCCGCGCTGCGCGTGCGGGGCTCCTCCATGCGCATGGCCATCGACGCGGTGGCCGGCGGGGAGGCGGCGGGGGTCGTCTCGGCCGGGAATACCGGCGCCCTGATGGCCCTGGCCAAGATCGTCCTGAAGACGCTGCCGGATATCGACCGGCCGGCCCTGGCGGCGATCGGCCCCTCGGCGCGCGGCGACGTGGTGCTGCTCGACCTGGGCGCCAACGTCCAGTACGACGCCCGCAACCTCGCCGAATTCGCCGTGATGGGCGATGCCTTCGCCCGCGCCGTCCTCGGCCTGCCGGCGCCGACCATCGGCCTGCTGAACGTGGGCTCGGAGGAGCTGAAGGGCGACGAGCGCGTCCGCCAGGCCGCCGAGATCCTGCGCGACAGCCATCTGGGCGCGAATTTCCGCGGCTTCGTCGAGGGCCACGACATCACCGCCGGCACGACCGACGTGGTGGTGACGGACGGCTTCACCGGCAACATCGCCCTGAAGACGGGCGAGGGCGCCATGAAGCTGATGGGCGGGCTGCTGAAGCAGGTCTTCACCTCCACCATCCTGGCGCGGATCGGCTACCTGCTGGCGCGCCCGGCGCTGGACCGGCTGCGCGACTACATGGACCCCCGCCGCTACAACGGCGCGGTGCTGGTCGGGCTCAACGGCGTGGTGGTGAAGAGCCATGGCGGCACCGACGCGCTGGGCTTCGCCCATGCCGTGGACGTGGCGCTGGACATGGTGAGCCACGGCTTCAACGAGCGCATCCGCGAGGGTGCCGCCCTGTTGCGGCGGGGTCCCGCGGCGGCCATGCCGGAGGGCGGGGCCACCGTGGCTACGCCCGCGGCGCCTCCTGGCGGAACCGCCTCCGCCGGGCCTTCCGGCGGGCCTGCGAATGGCGGGCCCAGGCACGACCCGGGCTGCGACACGCCCGGCCACGAAACCCCGGGCCTCTCCTCCACCGCCCTCCGCTGA
- a CDS encoding beta-ketoacyl-ACP synthase III encodes MRAIIAGTGGYLPERALSNEELAQAYGLDTSDEWIRERTGIRRRHIAAAGETASSMGAAAAARALEQAGIAAAEVDAVIVATSTPDSAFPSTAALVQAAIGAPSGIAFDLSAACTGFVYALGMAESLMRGGQARTVLVIGTEVYSRIVDWSDRGTCVLFGDGAGAVVLRASEEEDRGLLSWHLHADGRFADILHVEGGAGSTGGPGLLRMAGREVFRHAVSKLAAVVDEALAANGLDRSAVQWLVPHQANLRIIEAMGKKLGLPRERVVVTVDRHANTSAASIPLALAEATRDGRIARGDLVLMEAIGGGLTWGAALARY; translated from the coding sequence ATGCGCGCCATCATCGCCGGGACCGGCGGCTACCTGCCCGAACGTGCCCTCAGCAACGAGGAACTGGCCCAGGCCTATGGGCTCGACACCTCGGATGAATGGATCCGCGAGCGCACGGGCATCCGCCGGCGGCATATCGCCGCGGCCGGGGAGACGGCCTCCTCCATGGGCGCGGCGGCGGCGGCGCGGGCGCTGGAACAGGCGGGAATCGCGGCCGCCGAGGTGGATGCGGTGATCGTCGCCACCTCGACCCCGGACAGCGCCTTTCCCTCCACGGCGGCGCTGGTCCAGGCGGCGATCGGCGCGCCCTCCGGCATCGCCTTCGACCTTTCCGCCGCCTGCACCGGCTTCGTCTATGCCCTGGGCATGGCGGAATCGCTGATGCGCGGCGGGCAGGCGCGCACCGTGCTGGTGATCGGCACGGAGGTCTATTCCCGCATCGTGGACTGGTCCGACCGCGGCACCTGCGTGCTGTTCGGCGACGGTGCCGGAGCGGTCGTGCTGCGTGCCTCGGAGGAGGAGGATCGCGGGCTGCTGTCCTGGCACCTGCATGCGGATGGCCGCTTCGCCGATATCCTGCATGTCGAGGGCGGGGCCGGCAGCACCGGCGGCCCCGGCCTGCTGCGCATGGCGGGGCGCGAGGTCTTCCGCCATGCCGTCTCCAAACTCGCCGCCGTGGTGGACGAGGCCCTGGCGGCCAATGGGCTGGACCGTTCCGCCGTGCAGTGGCTGGTGCCCCACCAGGCCAACCTCCGCATCATCGAGGCCATGGGCAAGAAGCTGGGCCTGCCGCGCGAGCGGGTGGTGGTAACCGTGGACCGGCACGCCAACACCTCCGCCGCCTCGATCCCGCTCGCCCTGGCCGAGGCCACGCGCGACGGCCGCATCGCGCGGGGCGACCTGGTGCTGATGGAGGCCATCGGCGGCGGCCTGACCTGGGGTGCGGCGCTGGCGCGCTACTGA
- a CDS encoding integration host factor subunit alpha, giving the protein MQTVTRAHLADAIYAQVGLSRNESAALLEDVLERISASLAAGHPVKLSAFGTFTVRQKAQRVGRNPKTGIEVPISPRRVLSFRASQVLKARINGDSPPVDGETDSQDDD; this is encoded by the coding sequence ATGCAGACCGTCACGCGCGCGCATCTCGCAGACGCGATCTACGCGCAGGTGGGACTGTCCCGGAACGAGAGCGCCGCGCTCCTGGAGGATGTCCTGGAACGGATCTCTGCCAGCCTCGCGGCGGGCCATCCGGTGAAACTCTCCGCCTTCGGCACCTTCACCGTCCGCCAGAAGGCCCAGCGCGTCGGGCGCAACCCCAAGACGGGGATCGAGGTGCCGATCTCGCCCCGCCGCGTCCTGTCCTTCCGGGCGAGCCAGGTGCTCAAGGCACGCATCAACGGAGATTCCCCGCCGGTGGATGGAGAGACCGATTCCCAGGATGATGACTGA
- a CDS encoding ArgE/DapE family deacylase, whose amino-acid sequence MTLDPGLRRAILDAVASLEMDAVERLARLVRCPSTLGQEQGALDEMARNFEALGLAPRRVPTVPAALKDHPGFSPPLIPYDGRDNVVAVFTPREKRGRSLALQGHVDVVPEGAADLWATPPYEPSVRNGRMYGRGAGDMKAGIVSYLTAFEALRRAGVQPAAEVQMQAVIEEECTGNGALAAMLALPRTDAVIIPEPGPGFAAVYSAEVGVIWAWVTVTGRPTHVREMHAGVNAIEAAGIIAAGFKEYEAEMNRAERVHASFHGVNHPVNVNLGSIEGGEWNSSVPTRARIGLRVGIMVGYPAAQAKADIEALVAKLAQDQRLRGAQVKLEFKGFHAEGCVFDMNSEIVRLARHHYADAAGQELRGYAASGLTDGRFFTLYQDTPTAVFGPDAQDIHGIDESVGLASMHDITRTIALTMAEWCGVERLDPGARA is encoded by the coding sequence GTGACGCTCGATCCCGGTCTCCGCCGCGCCATCCTGGACGCCGTGGCCTCGCTGGAGATGGATGCCGTGGAGCGGCTGGCGCGCCTCGTACGCTGCCCTTCCACCCTGGGCCAGGAACAGGGCGCCCTCGACGAGATGGCCCGCAACTTCGAGGCGCTGGGCCTCGCCCCGCGCCGCGTGCCGACCGTCCCGGCGGCGCTGAAGGACCATCCCGGATTCTCGCCGCCGCTGATCCCCTATGACGGCCGCGACAACGTCGTGGCGGTCTTCACCCCGCGCGAGAAGCGCGGCCGCAGCCTCGCCCTGCAGGGCCATGTGGATGTCGTGCCGGAAGGCGCGGCGGATCTCTGGGCCACGCCGCCCTATGAGCCCTCCGTGCGGAACGGGCGCATGTACGGGCGCGGCGCGGGAGACATGAAGGCCGGGATCGTCTCCTACCTCACCGCCTTCGAGGCGCTGCGCCGGGCCGGCGTGCAGCCCGCCGCCGAGGTGCAGATGCAGGCGGTGATCGAGGAGGAATGCACCGGCAACGGCGCGCTCGCTGCCATGCTGGCCCTGCCGCGCACGGATGCGGTGATCATCCCGGAACCGGGGCCGGGCTTCGCCGCCGTCTATTCGGCCGAGGTCGGGGTGATCTGGGCCTGGGTCACCGTCACCGGCCGCCCGACCCATGTGCGGGAGATGCATGCCGGGGTGAATGCCATCGAGGCCGCCGGCATCATCGCCGCAGGCTTCAAGGAATACGAGGCGGAGATGAACCGCGCGGAGCGGGTCCATGCCTCCTTCCACGGCGTGAACCATCCCGTGAACGTCAATCTCGGCAGCATCGAGGGCGGGGAGTGGAACTCCTCCGTGCCGACGCGGGCGCGGATCGGGCTGCGGGTCGGCATCATGGTCGGCTATCCGGCGGCACAGGCGAAGGCGGATATCGAGGCCCTGGTGGCGAAGCTGGCGCAGGACCAGCGGCTGCGCGGCGCCCAGGTGAAGCTGGAGTTCAAGGGCTTCCATGCCGAGGGCTGCGTCTTCGACATGAACAGCGAGATCGTCCGCCTGGCCAGGCACCACTATGCGGACGCGGCGGGCCAGGAACTGCGCGGCTACGCCGCCTCGGGGCTGACCGACGGGCGCTTCTTCACGCTCTACCAGGACACGCCCACGGCGGTCTTCGGGCCGGATGCGCAGGACATCCACGGCATCGACGAGAGCGTCGGCCTCGCCAGCATGCACGACATCACCCGCACCATCGCCCTGACCATGGCCGAGTGGTGCGGCGTCGAACGCCTCGATCCGGGAGCCCGCGCATGA
- a CDS encoding Zn-dependent hydrolase has protein sequence MSTGSNLPISGTRLWDSLMQMARIGGTAKGGCNRQTLTAEDGEGRKLLARWGAEIGLTLTTDRLGNMVLRREGRDPSRPAVAMGSHLDTQPTGGKFDGVLGVLAGLEVMRALHEAGIETEAPVVLINWTNEEGARFSPPMMGSGAAMGIFTEQEILDKRDAEGARFGDALEAIGWKGDADPADLRKLGAYFELHIEQGPVLEREGLDLAIVTHALAQHWLEVTVRGADSHGGGQMQGRRDSLVAAAILMQAVEEIALAAGGDGRGTVGVVKVTPSSRNVVPSETWFSVDMRHGDPAALKGMADALKARGAEVAAQRGVEVEVTDFWYSPHTPFAPELAERLREAARRRGYRHKDMATGIGHDAVYVAQKLPAGFVWVPCHGGISHNEEESITPEWAEAGASVLADAVLATAGVARG, from the coding sequence ATGAGCACCGGCAGCAACCTGCCCATCTCCGGCACACGGCTCTGGGACTCGCTGATGCAGATGGCCAGGATCGGCGGCACGGCGAAGGGCGGCTGCAACCGGCAGACCCTGACCGCCGAGGATGGCGAGGGGCGGAAGCTGCTGGCCCGCTGGGGCGCGGAGATCGGGCTGACGCTCACCACCGACCGGCTGGGCAACATGGTGCTGCGGCGGGAGGGGCGGGACCCGTCGCGGCCCGCCGTGGCCATGGGCTCGCATCTCGACACCCAGCCGACCGGCGGCAAGTTCGACGGCGTGCTGGGCGTGCTCGCCGGGCTGGAGGTGATGCGGGCGCTGCACGAGGCCGGGATCGAGACCGAGGCACCGGTCGTGCTGATCAACTGGACCAACGAGGAAGGCGCCCGCTTCTCGCCGCCCATGATGGGCAGCGGCGCGGCCATGGGGATCTTCACGGAGCAGGAGATCCTGGACAAGCGCGACGCCGAGGGCGCCCGCTTCGGCGACGCGCTGGAGGCCATCGGCTGGAAGGGTGACGCCGATCCCGCCGACCTGCGGAAGCTCGGCGCCTATTTCGAATTGCATATCGAGCAGGGCCCGGTGCTGGAGCGGGAGGGGCTGGACCTCGCCATCGTGACCCACGCCCTGGCGCAGCACTGGCTGGAGGTGACGGTACGCGGCGCCGACTCGCATGGCGGCGGGCAGATGCAGGGGCGGCGCGACTCCCTCGTCGCGGCGGCCATCCTCATGCAGGCGGTGGAGGAGATCGCCCTCGCGGCCGGCGGCGACGGGCGCGGCACGGTGGGCGTGGTGAAGGTCACGCCCTCCTCGCGCAATGTCGTGCCCTCCGAGACCTGGTTCAGCGTGGACATGCGCCATGGCGACCCGGCGGCGCTGAAGGGCATGGCCGATGCCCTGAAGGCCCGGGGCGCCGAGGTGGCGGCGCAGCGCGGCGTCGAGGTCGAGGTGACGGATTTCTGGTACTCGCCGCACACCCCCTTCGCGCCGGAACTGGCGGAACGGCTGCGGGAGGCCGCCCGGCGGCGCGGCTATCGCCACAAGGACATGGCGACCGGCATCGGGCATGACGCGGTCTATGTGGCGCAGAAGCTGCCGGCCGGCTTCGTCTGGGTGCCCTGCCACGGCGGCATCAGCCACAACGAGGAAGAGAGCATCACGCCGGAATGGGCCGAGGCCGGGGCCAGCGTGCTGGCCGATGCGGTGCTGGCGACGGCCGGCGTGGCGAGGGGCTGA